Proteins encoded by one window of Acidipropionibacterium virtanenii:
- a CDS encoding LacI family DNA-binding transcriptional regulator has product MRDIADELGVTQATVSLVFRNKPGTSDEMRRKVLETADRLGYVRDESARALRSQRPTAIGVTFRTHQPFHDELLDGLYRAVSPGPHKLVLSAVSDSRQEKDAIEELISHRCGAAVILGPRITDEQLSVYSGRIPLIIVARRSDRPEIDWVTSDDQQGMDAVVDHLVSLGHRDIAYLSSSIDASGSARIDAFIQACEGRGVGEHVQVHTAGITENDGARGVEQMLAGNRRATAVVAFNDRCALGAMEALHRRGVRIPQDISLVGFDDSTIASRPTIDITSVHQDTGELARIAIERAAARMMGEEPAAGDHGQIVATRLVVRSSSGSALSS; this is encoded by the coding sequence ATGCGTGACATCGCAGACGAGCTGGGGGTCACCCAGGCGACGGTCTCCCTGGTCTTCCGCAACAAGCCCGGCACCAGTGACGAGATGCGCCGCAAGGTGCTGGAGACGGCCGACCGCCTCGGCTACGTGCGCGACGAGAGCGCCAGGGCGCTCCGGTCCCAGCGTCCCACCGCCATTGGAGTGACCTTCCGCACCCACCAGCCCTTCCATGACGAGTTGCTGGACGGCCTCTACCGGGCCGTGTCGCCGGGCCCTCACAAGCTTGTGCTGTCGGCCGTCTCCGACTCGCGCCAGGAGAAGGACGCGATCGAGGAACTCATCTCCCATCGCTGCGGAGCGGCCGTCATCCTCGGCCCCCGGATCACCGATGAGCAGCTCTCCGTCTACTCGGGCCGGATTCCGCTGATCATCGTGGCCCGTCGATCGGATCGTCCGGAGATCGACTGGGTCACCTCTGATGATCAGCAGGGGATGGACGCGGTGGTTGACCATCTCGTGTCGCTGGGGCACCGCGACATCGCATATCTCTCCTCGTCGATCGATGCCAGCGGATCCGCCCGCATCGACGCATTCATCCAGGCCTGCGAGGGTCGTGGGGTGGGTGAGCATGTGCAGGTCCACACGGCCGGGATCACTGAGAACGACGGTGCCCGCGGGGTGGAGCAGATGCTTGCCGGGAACCGGCGGGCCACCGCCGTGGTGGCCTTCAACGACCGATGCGCCCTCGGTGCGATGGAGGCCCTGCACAGGCGGGGGGTGCGGATCCCGCAGGACATCTCGCTGGTCGGATTCGATGACTCGACGATCGCCTCCAGACCGACCATCGACATCACCTCCGTCCATCAGGACACCGGGGAACTGGCCCGTATCGCGATCGAGCGCGCCGCAGCACGGATGATGGGGGAGGAGCCCGCGGCCGGCGATCACGGACAGATCGTCGCGACCCGTCTGGTGGTGCGCTCGAGTAGTGGCTCGGCTCTGTCGAGTTGA